The candidate division KSB1 bacterium DNA segment ATGGTTATGGCGTTTAGAACGTCCCCGATGGAAGCTCGTTATCGCTTCGCCAATGGTAAACAAAAAAGGGCTATTAGAAGCTTACAACTTTATAGATACTGTTTATGGAAAGCCGCGTCCAATTCCGGATAGTGAAAACTTTTGCATACTCCCGTTATGTTGAAAATTTGAAATTACTCACTACGAAAACCAACAAAGGGTTTTAAACATGGCCAAAATCGATTTAGTCATGCCCAAAATGGGCGAGAGCATCGCCGAGGGCACGATTATCAAGTGGGTCAAGAAAGAAGGCGATCGCGTCGAGCGCGACGAAACGATCCTCGAAATCAGCACCGACAAAGTCGACTCGGAAATTCCGTCGACGGCTGCGGGCGTGCTCGCGAAAATCTTAGTTGGCGAAGGCCAAACCGTCGCGGTCGGAACTACCATTGCGCAGATTGAAACGGACGTTGCAGCGGCTGTCGCAGCAGCACCAACCGACGGTCAAGCGAAGCCTGTTGATGGGAAAGCAGCCCCGCTTGAAACAAAGAAAGTCGAAGCAGCCGTTGCTGCACCTGTTCCGGCAATGGCTGAAGCCGAGCCGGTTTCCCGGCAAGGCAAGCGCTTTTATTCGCCGCTGGTGCGCACGATTGCCAAGCAGGAAAATATTTCGATGCAGGAATTGGAGGCCATTCCTGGCACCGGTGTCGAAGGGCGTGTGACAAAGAATGACATCATGGCGTATTTGGAAAACCGTTCGATGCCGAAACCTGCTGTCGGCAGGCCCGCGCCTACTCCGGTGCCGAGTGCTCCTGCTCGTCCATCGGCGCCGCCGCTGCCAGCGCCGGCGGTGATGCCCTCGCTGCCGGTTGATGAGACGCGCGTCGAGATCGTGCCGATGGATCACATGCGCAAGCGCATCGCCGAGCACATGGTGATGAGCAAGCAGGTTTCGCCGCACGTGTACTCGGTTTCCGAATGCGATATGACAAACATCGTGCGCTATCGCGAGGCGATCAAAAACGAGTTCGAAAAGCGCGAAGGCACGAAGTTGACGTTCACGCCGTTCTTTATCGACGCGGTGGTGCGCGCCATCAAGGATTTTCCGCTCATCAATTCAAGCGTCGATGGCGATA contains these protein-coding regions:
- a CDS encoding 2-oxo acid dehydrogenase subunit E2, translating into MAKIDLVMPKMGESIAEGTIIKWVKKEGDRVERDETILEISTDKVDSEIPSTAAGVLAKILVGEGQTVAVGTTIAQIETDVAAAVAAAPTDGQAKPVDGKAAPLETKKVEAAVAAPVPAMAEAEPVSRQGKRFYSPLVRTIAKQENISMQELEAIPGTGVEGRVTKNDIMAYLENRSMPKPAVGRPAPTPVPSAPARPSAPPLPAPAVMPSLPVDETRVEIVPMDHMRKRIAEHMVMSKQVSPHVYSVSECDMTNIVRYREAIKNEFEKREGTKLTFTPFFIDAVVRAIKDFPLINSSVDGDKIIMKKYINIGIAVALEQGLIVPVIKNSDSYNLVGLARATNDLAHRARNKQLKPDEVQNGTFSITNMGSFGNLFGIPVINQPQVAILGIGAITKRPVVINDAIAIRDIVYLSLSYDHRIIDGAYGGQFLERVVHYLENFQP